Proteins found in one Acanthopagrus latus isolate v.2019 chromosome 3, fAcaLat1.1, whole genome shotgun sequence genomic segment:
- the serinc2 gene encoding serine incorporator 2 — protein MGACLALGSLASCASCLCGSASCLLSSCCPSTYNSTVSRLAFSFLLLLGTLVSVIMILPGMEEHLKKIPGFCVGGAGIPGIEGKVNCDVIVGYKSVYRMCFAMACFFFLFSIIMIRVRSSKDPRAAIQNGFWFFKFLVLVGITVGAFFIPDGIFTTVWYYFGVVGSFIFILIQLILLVDFAHSWNQSWLERAEEGNRKCWYAALLSVTVINFALAFTAIVLFYVFYTRPDDCTEHKVFISLNFIFCVVVAIVAIMPKVQEAQPSSGLLQASLISLYTMYVTWSAMTNNPNRQCNPSLLSLVHPASTTPPPGFPPTPAPANVQWWDAQGIVGLLIFLFCTLYASIRSSNNAQVNRLMQTEEDQGLTITAQDTTGEDGVRRAVDNEEEGVTYSYSFFHFSLFLASLYIMMTLTNWYKPNSDYESMQTSMPAVWVKICSSWLGLAIYLWTLVAPLVLPDRDFS, from the exons ATGGGGGCTTGTTTAGCACTGGGTTCTCTTGCCAGCTGT GCGTCGTGTTTGTGCGGCTCGGCCTCCTGCCTCCTGTCATCATGCTGCCCGTCAACGTACAACTCCACCGTGAGCCGGCTGGCCTTctctttcctgctgctgcttgggACTCTAGTGTCTGTCATTATGATCCTCCCAGGCATGGAGGAACATCTTAAAAAG ATTCCAGGCTTTTGTGTTGGTGGTGCAGGAATACCTGGCATAGAGGGCAAGGTcaactgtgatgtcattgttgGCTACAAGTCAGTGTACCGCATGTGCTTCGCCATGgcctgcttcttcttcctcttctccatcatcaTGATCCGAGTGCGCAGCAGCAAGGACCCCCGTGCCGCCATCCAAAATGG CTTCTGGTTCTTCAAGTTCCTGGTGCTGGTTGGCATTACTGTCGGAGCTTTCTTCATTCCAGATGGCATCTTTACCACAG tGTGGTATTACTTCGGAGTTGTGGGCTctttcatcttcatcctcatccagCTGATCCTGCTGGTAGACTTTGCCCATTCCTGGAACCAGTCCTGGCtggagagggcagaggaaggAAATCGAAAGTGCTGGTATGCAG CTCTGCTGTCCGTCACCGTCATAAACTTTGCCTTGGCTTTCACTGCTATTGTACTCTTCTACGTGTTTTACACCCGACCTGACGACTGCACAGAGCACAAGGTCTTCATCAGCCTCAACTTCATATTCTGCGTCGTTGTGGCCATCGTGGCCATCATGCCCAAAGTTCAG GAGGCTCAGCCCAGCTCAGGCCTGCTCCAGGCCTCCCTCATCTCCCTCTACACCATGTATGTCACCTGGTCAGCCATGACCAACAACCCCA ACCGGCAGTGTAACCCAAGCCTGTTGAGTCTGGTCCATCCTGCCAGCACTACTCCACCACCAGGATTTCCTCCTACCCCAGCTCCTGCAAACGTCCAGTGGTGGGACGCACAGGGCATCGTGGGATTGCTCATTTTCTTGTTCTGTACCCTTTACGCCAG TATCCGCTCCTCCAACAACGCCCAGGTGAACAGGCTGATGCAGACGGAGGAGGACCAGGGTCTGACCATCACTGCCCAGGACACGACAGGGGAGGACGGAGTAAGACGGGCCGTGGACaacgaggaggagggagtcaCCTACAGCTACTCCTTCTTCCACTTCAGCCTCTTTCTGGCCTCCCTCTACATCATGATGACCCTCACCAACTGGTACAA GCCCAACTCTGACTACGAGTCCATGCAGACCTCCATGCCGGCCGTGTGGGTGAAGATCTGCTCCAGCTGGCTGGGCTTGGCTATCTATCTCTGGACCCTGGTGGCCCCGTTGGTGCTCCCAGACAGAGACTTCAGCTAA